CGCTGCCCGCTGCGGTCGCCGATGCGGTGCAGACGGCGGTCGAGCTCGACGCGCACGGCAAGCCCGGCGAATGGTCGGATGGCGAAGTCTATGTCGCTTTGCCGCGCCCCGGTGGCGACGGCTGGGTCTCGATCGACCGCACGTCGGGCGCGATCACCGCCGAGGTGACCGACCGCGGATGGATCAGCTATCTCAATGACCTCCACAAAGGCCGCAACGCCGGCACGGCCTGGTTCTGGTTCATCGATATCTTCGCCGCCGCGTGCATCCTGTTCACGCTGACAGGCTTGTTGCTGCTTCAACTTCACGCCCGACATCGCCCGAGCACCTGGCCGATCGTCATCGCCGGGCTCGCCCTACCCGCGCTCATCGCCATTTTCCTGATCCACTGAGGAGCCCCTTCATGCGCCTTGCCTCTCCCGTCCTGATTGCTGGCGTGCTTGCCGCGCCCGCGACCGCGGGTACCGTCAGCGTGACCATCCCGAAGCTCAGCGTCGCGGAATATCACCGCCCCTATGTCGCGGTGTGGATAGAGCCTGCCG
The nucleotide sequence above comes from Roseomonas aeriglobus. Encoded proteins:
- a CDS encoding PepSY-associated TM helix domain-containing protein; this translates as MTTAAKPKRRWRSWYLKQLHSWHWISAAISLVAMLLFSVTGITLNHAATISATPVTTERSGKLPTALVGQLAGKSGDAPLPAAVADAVQTAVELDAHGKPGEWSDGEVYVALPRPGGDGWVSIDRTSGAITAEVTDRGWISYLNDLHKGRNAGTAWFWFIDIFAAACILFTLTGLLLLQLHARHRPSTWPIVIAGLALPALIAIFLIH